One genomic region from Sphingobacterium multivorum encodes:
- a CDS encoding aldo/keto reductase gives MHNPGIDKIILGTAGLGGVWGAVEPEESIQAIHEALSYGICALDTAAAYGDAEYFVGQALLQWNGTKPAISTKVGRLKSYVATEARYDYSTAGMQRSVEESLKTLGLAQVDVLFLHEPAVLTADIVGRVVSDMQCFKEQGLAKKIGIGGNPPSWFMPYLIEGQFDVLMEYNTLNACNIAALHSSIPICEQKGMEYYAASPLNMGLLGRKFQDFSLLVPEWLDVLTVEQAKRIQSIAERYNLSLDVLALQFLLNIDAPFKMVIGAANQRELHRSLNAINQGILPKDIYNEILHTLMIIDE, from the coding sequence ATGCACAATCCGGGAATAGATAAAATAATATTGGGCACTGCAGGCTTGGGTGGTGTTTGGGGAGCCGTAGAACCCGAGGAGTCCATTCAAGCTATACATGAGGCTTTATCCTATGGAATCTGTGCATTAGATACGGCCGCAGCTTACGGCGATGCGGAATACTTTGTGGGACAGGCTTTATTGCAATGGAATGGTACAAAACCGGCCATTAGTACGAAAGTAGGACGATTAAAAAGCTATGTGGCAACCGAAGCGCGGTATGATTATTCCACTGCTGGTATGCAGCGAAGTGTGGAGGAGAGTTTAAAGACATTGGGGTTGGCGCAAGTAGATGTGCTGTTTTTGCATGAACCTGCTGTCTTGACGGCTGATATTGTGGGGCGAGTGGTCTCGGATATGCAGTGTTTTAAGGAGCAAGGGCTGGCCAAAAAGATTGGAATAGGAGGGAACCCTCCAAGCTGGTTTATGCCATACCTGATCGAAGGACAATTCGATGTGCTTATGGAATACAATACATTAAACGCATGTAACATAGCGGCACTTCATAGCTCTATCCCAATCTGTGAGCAGAAGGGAATGGAATACTATGCCGCGAGCCCGCTAAATATGGGGCTATTGGGACGTAAATTTCAAGATTTTTCCCTGCTAGTGCCCGAGTGGTTGGATGTGCTGACGGTTGAACAGGCAAAACGAATACAGTCTATTGCGGAACGATATAACCTATCGCTGGATGTATTAGCTTTACAATTTTTATTGAATATTGATGCTCCCTTTAAAATGGTCATAGGCGCCGCCAATCAGCGCGAACTGCATCGTTCTCTCAACGCAATCAACCAAGGCATATTGCCAAAAGATATTTATAACGAAATCCTCCACACGTTAATGATAATAGATGAATAG
- a CDS encoding RNA polymerase sigma-70 factor has product MGFYISYGLSYVMKQIAQHFDQLFKEYHQRSFLFAKSFVHIDAVAEDITADALLATWERMQAETLLSPKCFLLRVIKNKALDYLKHQRIHRQLIEPLDNWDEWELQLRIDSLSEINEERVFLQEIKTITQQTLDAMPLKTRAVFELSRQQYISGKDIAEQLGISLKGVEYHITKALKVLTINLKDYMVAS; this is encoded by the coding sequence ATGGGATTTTATATTTCCTATGGCCTTAGTTATGTAATGAAGCAGATAGCACAACATTTTGATCAATTATTTAAAGAATATCACCAGCGGTCTTTTCTATTCGCAAAGTCTTTTGTCCATATTGATGCCGTAGCGGAGGATATCACCGCCGATGCGTTATTAGCAACTTGGGAACGGATGCAAGCGGAGACGCTCTTGTCTCCTAAGTGCTTTCTTTTACGGGTTATAAAAAATAAAGCGCTGGATTATTTGAAACACCAGCGGATCCATAGACAATTGATCGAACCCCTGGATAACTGGGATGAATGGGAATTGCAGCTTCGTATAGACAGCTTAAGCGAAATCAATGAAGAGCGGGTTTTCCTCCAGGAAATTAAGACAATAACGCAGCAGACACTCGATGCAATGCCCTTAAAGACACGGGCGGTATTTGAGTTGAGTCGACAGCAATATATCAGTGGTAAAGATATCGCCGAGCAACTGGGGATTTCGCTTAAAGGTGTGGAGTATCATATCACAAAAGCACTTAAGGTATTGACCATTAATCTTAAAGATTATATGGTTGCTTCTTAG
- a CDS encoding RagB/SusD family nutrient uptake outer membrane protein, whose amino-acid sequence MKFQQIKIGGFLCAVLFSLAGCKDTLDVDRIGAITPENMWSNPDFIKYYVNDFYKILPAWNQMSDLTEEAASKTLSSVLRGINASSDDYPGREWPYASLRSINVFLQNIESSNAGLTAEEKAYMTGQAHFFRAMLYFKMVKVMGGVPIITDVLNPTDDLETLQKSRNSTKECFDFIVSELDQAIASLPVKGTASYENSRINKAAAMAYKGEVLLWKASPLFCKVKNNNYWEDAYKALNDAKVELDKEGYGLYRTNAANTMDNYWYDKPGAATENIIFVEYKYPAKSNGHQQSQRPLSTSSGSAGGNEPTWELVKAFPMKNGKDIQDPSSGYQATLFWKNRDPRFYTTIVYNGATYGIGNDKTRHQWIFNSVNEDGYLGNGYNNSGFYSRKAIDTTLNQTVWSQQAFDWPVLRYTEVLMNLAEAANELDSKRGTVLSLLTPIRDRVGIVAGTDGRFGFGEDVGANYASTLKAIMAERLIEFAYEGKRFMDLRRRRMFAELDSYGTFHAYGPYLDKAAAVALKIGITADMSTSDIMKQLNIYLSSPNAKADEVLKTIFQFKQDKIDVNPDAKIAVPERNYFAPLKQDWIKKNPKLKQNTGWDNGDFNPVIQ is encoded by the coding sequence ATGAAATTTCAACAAATTAAAATAGGTGGTTTTCTATGTGCCGTATTATTTTCCTTAGCGGGATGTAAAGACACATTGGATGTTGATCGTATTGGTGCGATTACACCTGAAAATATGTGGAGCAATCCTGATTTTATTAAATATTATGTGAACGACTTCTATAAAATATTACCTGCTTGGAACCAGATGTCGGATTTAACGGAAGAAGCAGCTTCCAAAACACTTTCAAGCGTTTTAAGAGGGATTAATGCGAGCAGTGATGACTACCCAGGTCGTGAATGGCCTTATGCTTCACTACGTTCCATTAATGTTTTTTTACAAAATATTGAATCATCAAACGCGGGGCTAACTGCTGAAGAAAAGGCCTACATGACTGGTCAAGCACATTTCTTTCGGGCCATGCTGTATTTTAAAATGGTGAAGGTCATGGGTGGAGTACCTATTATTACGGACGTATTGAATCCAACTGACGACTTGGAAACACTGCAAAAATCAAGAAACTCAACAAAGGAGTGTTTCGATTTTATCGTTAGCGAATTGGATCAAGCAATTGCCTCGCTCCCGGTAAAAGGTACAGCAAGCTATGAGAACAGTCGAATCAACAAAGCTGCAGCAATGGCTTATAAAGGTGAAGTGTTGTTGTGGAAAGCGAGTCCTTTGTTCTGCAAGGTCAAAAATAATAACTATTGGGAAGATGCTTATAAGGCCCTAAATGATGCAAAAGTAGAGCTGGATAAAGAAGGATATGGTCTTTATCGAACAAATGCAGCAAATACAATGGATAATTATTGGTATGATAAACCGGGAGCGGCAACGGAAAATATTATTTTCGTAGAATATAAGTATCCTGCTAAATCAAATGGACATCAACAGAGCCAACGTCCCCTATCAACATCCAGTGGCTCGGCAGGCGGAAATGAACCTACTTGGGAATTGGTAAAGGCGTTTCCAATGAAAAATGGTAAAGATATTCAGGATCCGAGTTCGGGCTATCAGGCTACCCTGTTTTGGAAAAATCGTGACCCTAGATTTTATACAACGATTGTTTATAATGGGGCTACCTATGGAATAGGAAATGATAAAACTCGGCATCAGTGGATATTCAATAGTGTTAACGAGGATGGTTACCTTGGAAATGGCTACAATAATAGTGGGTTTTATTCACGTAAGGCTATCGATACGACATTAAATCAAACCGTTTGGTCCCAACAGGCATTTGATTGGCCGGTGCTGCGTTATACCGAGGTATTGATGAACCTAGCAGAGGCCGCTAATGAATTGGATAGCAAGAGAGGTACGGTATTGTCCTTATTGACACCTATTCGCGATCGTGTTGGTATTGTGGCCGGTACAGATGGGCGTTTTGGTTTTGGAGAGGATGTAGGTGCAAATTATGCGAGTACCTTGAAAGCAATCATGGCAGAACGATTAATAGAATTCGCTTATGAAGGCAAGCGTTTTATGGATCTGCGCAGAAGAAGGATGTTTGCGGAGCTCGATAGTTATGGTACTTTTCATGCCTATGGTCCTTACCTGGATAAGGCTGCTGCTGTAGCATTGAAGATTGGAATAACCGCAGATATGTCTACCAGTGATATTATGAAACAATTGAATATTTATCTTTCCAGCCCTAATGCAAAAGCTGATGAAGTTTTAAAAACGATCTTTCAGTTCAAACAAGATAAAATCGATGTTAATCCTGATGCTAAAATAGCTGTTCCGGAACGGAACTATTTTGCGCCATTAAAACAAGATTGGATCAAAAAGAACCCGAAACTTAAACAGAATACTGGTTGGGATAATGGCGATTTTAATCCGGTTATTCAGTAA